The Geobacillus genomosp. 3 genome segment CAGCGGGATCGATTCCCGGAAGAACGGTTTGTCTTTCAACCCGTAGTTTAAGACGTCTTCGTCTTTCATGCTGTAGTAGCTGGCGTCAAAGAAATGATCGAACCCGAACGATTTGTAAATTTCATCACGGTTCCAGAACGATTTGTAGTTGCCGTGAAAAACCGCGCTTGTGTAACCGTATTGGCGCAAAATGGCCGGTGCCGCATGGTACGTATTTTGCCCTTTTGTCGTGAAGACGGCCCCTTGCGGCAGGCCATAGAGCGAGTTTTCGAGCATAAACTCCGCGTCCGATGTTTTCCCTTGACCCGTTTGATGGAAGAAGTTATCAAAATAGAACGTATTCGGATCACGGGTGAGCGAGTTTAAGAACGGGGTGACCTCTTCCCCGTGCAATTTGTAGTGAATAACAAAGTTTTGCAGCGACTCCAAGTGAATGTAAATCACATTTTTTCCTTTCGCCACACCGAAATATTTCGGATTCGGCTCAGCGTACGTCGCCTGCACATGGTTCAATACGGTCGTGATGTCACTTTTGTTCGCGAACGCCCGCTGTGTCGACGATTTCATACTTTGGATCGCGTCGTAAATCAAGTAGTTGTATACACCTAAATATTTGACGATATAGTTGCGGTCAAACGTTCTTGTCAACAGCTGTGGGCGGTCGGCTTCCGCAAGCGCCAAGTTGACGCTGAACAATAAAATGGCCGAGGCAAAAATAACGCCTTTTTTGATACGGCCGGCGCGCACTGGCGGGAGCGAGAACCGTTTCGAGAATACGATGACCGCTAAAATGATCGTATCCAAGAAATAGAACATATCATACCATCTAAGCAGCTCCCAAATGCTGCCGCCAAGATCGCCGAAGTTTTTCGTTTGCGTCAACGTCGGCAACGTAATAAAATCGCTGAAAAAGCGGTAATAGACGATATTCGCGTATAAAATAAACGACAAAATGAAATTAATAGTAACGAGCTGCTTATACACCCGCGTTTCCCTGGCTAAGAGTGCTAAACCAAGGAAAAACACCGCCGAACTAATCGGG includes the following:
- a CDS encoding LTA synthase family protein; the protein is MKAIGEKLLTKCRSLPNQYIGFFIFAVLLFWLKTYAAYLAEFNLGISNSMQEFLLFINPISSAVFFLGLALLARETRVYKQLVTINFILSFILYANIVYYRFFSDFITLPTLTQTKNFGDLGGSIWELLRWYDMFYFLDTIILAVIVFSKRFSLPPVRAGRIKKGVIFASAILLFSVNLALAEADRPQLLTRTFDRNYIVKYLGVYNYLIYDAIQSMKSSTQRAFANKSDITTVLNHVQATYAEPNPKYFGVAKGKNVIYIHLESLQNFVIHYKLHGEEVTPFLNSLTRDPNTFYFDNFFHQTGQGKTSDAEFMLENSLYGLPQGAVFTTKGQNTYHAAPAILRQYGYTSAVFHGNYKSFWNRDEIYKSFGFDHFFDASYYSMKDEDVLNYGLKDKPFFRESIPLLETLKEPFYVKFITLSNHFPYPISEEDATIAPATTGDGSVDRYFQTARYLDEAVKEFFDYLKKSGLYDRSVIILYGDHYGISENHNKAMSQILGKEITPHEHAQLQRVPLFIHVPGVKGGTIHEFGGQIDLLPTLLHLLGIDTKNYVHFGTDLLSPDHQEIIPFRNGDFVTPEVTAVNGKYYDTKTGAPLEETPEIQRLEQIAQTKLDLSDKVVYGDLLRFYTPKGFKPIDPSKYDYNNRENEEGSAP